In a genomic window of Streptomyces koelreuteriae:
- a CDS encoding SHOCT domain-containing protein: MSAQTYLAYDFPLLSAFWTMLWFFLWIMWFVLLFRVVLDIFRDDELSGWAKTGWLVFCIVLPFLGVFVYVVARGKNMGRRERSQARAQQEAFDSYIRETAKGGEGRGSSVDELARLSEIRARGDITDDEFRRAKELVLSGSGPSEP; this comes from the coding sequence ATGAGTGCGCAGACCTACCTGGCGTACGACTTTCCGCTGTTGAGCGCCTTCTGGACGATGCTGTGGTTCTTCCTGTGGATCATGTGGTTCGTGCTGCTCTTCCGCGTCGTTCTGGACATCTTCCGTGACGACGAACTGAGCGGCTGGGCCAAGACCGGCTGGCTGGTGTTCTGCATCGTCCTGCCCTTCCTCGGCGTGTTCGTCTACGTCGTCGCGCGGGGCAAGAACATGGGCCGCCGGGAAAGGTCCCAGGCTCGGGCGCAGCAGGAGGCCTTCGACAGCTACATACGGGAGACCGCCAAGGGCGGCGAGGGACGGGGGAGCAGCGTCGACGAACTTGCCAGGCTGTCCGAGATCCGCGCCCGCGGTGACATCACGGACGACGAGTTCCGCAGGGCGAAGGAGCTGGTCCTGAGCGGCTCCGGTCCGTCGGAACCCTAG
- a CDS encoding potassium channel family protein, whose protein sequence is MNDPAAARTEPAKPRRAPERHPRPEGRRRHAKAAVLVRAALIATGLVTVYYVLPLDGRSTGTGTTVLLACGLLLVVLVFWWEVQAIAHSPFPRLKAVEALAATLVLFVLLFAGTYFLLEHSSPGSFSEPLTKTDSLYFTLTTFTTVGYGDIVARSQTGRVLTMCQMMGGLLLVGVAARILAGAVQTGLRRRGHEPTEDFPSRRED, encoded by the coding sequence ATGAACGATCCAGCGGCCGCCCGGACCGAGCCCGCGAAGCCTCGGCGGGCGCCGGAGCGACATCCGCGGCCGGAGGGCCGGAGGCGGCACGCGAAGGCCGCCGTCCTGGTGCGCGCGGCGCTCATCGCGACCGGACTCGTCACCGTCTACTACGTGCTGCCCCTGGACGGTCGCAGTACCGGCACCGGCACCACGGTGCTGCTCGCCTGCGGCCTGCTGCTGGTCGTCCTGGTCTTCTGGTGGGAGGTGCAGGCCATCGCCCACTCGCCCTTCCCCCGGCTGAAGGCGGTAGAGGCCTTGGCCGCCACGCTCGTCCTGTTCGTCCTGCTCTTCGCGGGCACCTACTTCCTGCTGGAGCATTCCAGCCCGGGTTCCTTCAGCGAGCCGCTGACCAAGACGGACTCCCTGTACTTCACCCTCACCACGTTCACCACCGTCGGGTACGGCGACATCGTCGCCCGGTCCCAGACGGGACGAGTGCTGACGATGTGTCAAATGATGGGCGGGCTGCTGCTGGTGGGCGTGGCGGCACGCATCCTCGCCGGCGCGGTGCAGACCGGGCTGCGCAGACGGGGCCACGAGCCGACGGAGGACTTCCCCTCCCGGCGGGAGGACTGA
- a CDS encoding DUF2252 domain-containing protein — MTVPNPTTSLSPAERAESGRGARRRVPRSSHSRFEAGPERPDPVEVVERQSATRVQELVPVRYGRMLESPFRFYRGAAAIMAADLGAAADTGLWVQLCGDAHLLNFRLLASPERHLVFDINDFDETLAGPFEWDVKRLAASFAIAGRANGFDGAEQDDAVQTCVRAYRQRMREFAGMRTLDIWYAQDDADHMRELMAKSMSKEARRRTAEATAKARTRTHLQAFAKLTGTTPEGRRITADPPLITPLRDLVSDSSPHGQEKELLTVLEGYAESLSSERRHLLRRYRLVDIARKVVGVGSVGTRCWIVLLLGRDDDDPLLLQAKEAQHSVLAAQTGGDSYDNQGRRVVAGQRLIQTTSDILLGWTHAVGLDGHERDFYVRQLRDWKGIARADTMDPAMLRLFGRLCGASLARAHARSGDAVAIAAYLGGSDRFDRALAAFAQSYADQNERDFEALGAAARSGRIRTATL; from the coding sequence ATGACCGTACCGAACCCCACGACGTCCCTGTCCCCGGCCGAGCGCGCGGAGTCGGGCCGGGGCGCGCGGCGACGCGTGCCGCGTTCGTCGCACAGCCGGTTCGAGGCGGGACCGGAGCGGCCCGACCCCGTCGAGGTGGTGGAACGCCAGTCGGCCACCCGCGTACAGGAGTTGGTCCCGGTCCGCTACGGCCGCATGCTGGAGTCCCCCTTCCGCTTCTACCGGGGCGCCGCGGCGATCATGGCCGCCGATCTCGGGGCCGCCGCGGACACCGGACTCTGGGTGCAGCTCTGCGGGGACGCCCATCTGCTGAACTTCCGGCTGCTGGCCTCGCCGGAGCGCCATCTGGTCTTCGACATCAACGACTTCGACGAGACCCTGGCCGGGCCGTTCGAGTGGGACGTCAAGCGGCTGGCGGCCAGTTTCGCCATCGCGGGCCGGGCCAACGGCTTCGACGGCGCGGAGCAGGACGACGCGGTGCAGACGTGCGTACGCGCCTACCGGCAGCGGATGCGGGAGTTCGCCGGCATGCGCACCCTGGACATCTGGTACGCGCAGGACGACGCCGACCACATGCGGGAGCTGATGGCCAAGTCGATGTCCAAGGAGGCCAGGCGCCGCACCGCCGAGGCCACGGCGAAGGCCCGCACCCGCACCCACCTCCAGGCCTTCGCGAAGCTCACCGGGACCACGCCCGAGGGGCGGCGGATCACGGCCGACCCACCGCTGATCACCCCGCTGCGGGACCTGGTGAGCGACTCCTCGCCGCACGGCCAGGAGAAGGAGCTGCTCACCGTCCTGGAGGGATACGCGGAGAGCCTGTCGTCCGAGCGCAGGCATCTGCTGCGGCGCTATCGCCTGGTGGACATCGCCCGCAAGGTGGTGGGGGTCGGCAGTGTCGGCACCCGCTGCTGGATCGTGCTGCTGCTCGGCCGGGACGACGACGATCCCCTGCTGCTCCAGGCCAAGGAGGCACAGCATTCGGTGCTCGCCGCCCAGACCGGCGGGGACAGCTACGACAATCAGGGCCGCCGCGTGGTGGCGGGACAGCGGCTGATCCAGACGACCAGTGACATCCTCCTGGGCTGGACCCACGCCGTCGGCCTCGACGGACACGAGCGGGACTTCTACGTGCGCCAGCTGCGGGACTGGAAGGGCATCGCGCGGGCGGACACCATGGATCCGGCCATGCTCCGCCTGTTCGGGCGGCTGTGCGGGGCGAGCCTGGCACGGGCCCACGCCCGCTCGGGCGACGCCGTGGCCATCGCGGCGTACCTGGGAGGCAGCGACCGGTTCGACCGCGCGCTCGCCGCCTTCGCCCAGTCGTACGCCGATCAGAACGAGCGCGACTTCGAGGCACTGGGCGCGGCCGCCCGCTCCGGCAGGATCCGCACGGCGACCCTGTGA
- a CDS encoding LuxR C-terminal-related transcriptional regulator, with amino-acid sequence MAVTEETGAEPASAGVDPTGDPLLRTRFALPKRPATFLRRARLAHHLDQALGTPLTLVNGAAGAGKTLLVADWAAGLTEPVAWLTADTADQAPGIFWAYLLEALRAAGVPVTGDVGCPAEAAHVDRRTLTSLAAGLERRDHTTVVVLDEFDRVTSPEIAEQLQFVLHHAGRGMRLVLVSRTEPLLPLHRYRASGEVTEIRNAELAFTSDEAHELLSRHGLHLRAGAVQALVERTQGWAAGLRLCALAARQDADPHTYLKQFEADHSAVADFLLAEVLDRQAPGTQDLLLRISVLDRCCPDLVNALTLRTDAEPILAGLQRENAFLHYLGHSWYSLHPLFAEILRAHLRERFPGLEPELRGRAAHWLRRSGALPDALVQGAAADDWDFTARVVVDDLAIGQLFTGLRSEELSSLFARMSPEVTGPAPDLVRAARELGRRDLEPGLTHLRQAGEALGGDGADTADTAPVRLSFALLEALAARLTGSPDRAERAAEQARHLQREVPGELLDEHPELTALLLTHLGSARLWAGRFDDARSALSAVAAAPGGAATALPRWEALGHLALIDHLGGWPGPAEHKALAAAGQAERYSLPQHSRSGIGPLVLAAVLIDRDELDAAQALLDEAAASRPLAEDPVVRAGRTLTRGRLSLARGDARAALAAAEATVQTAVNSPWAQDHAALLASAAHLAQGHPEQARQAVEPVAHHRRACAVEAARVRLASGHPEGALDLLDHLPEDDRPGPALTVRATLVRAGAALGTGDPATARRLVARALLDGRREQLRRPFLEAGPWIRPLLSTGRPRELAAGWLLAGPGHHRAPGPAVPDEPPELAVEELSARERDVLRRLAEMRSTEEIAADLHVSVNTVKTHLKSIYRKLAVTRRGDAVRRARERRLL; translated from the coding sequence GGGCGATCCGCTGCTGCGCACCCGGTTCGCCCTGCCGAAGCGGCCCGCCACGTTCCTGCGCCGCGCCCGCCTGGCCCACCACCTCGACCAGGCGCTCGGCACGCCGCTGACCCTGGTCAACGGGGCGGCCGGCGCCGGCAAGACCCTCCTCGTCGCCGACTGGGCCGCCGGCCTCACGGAACCGGTCGCCTGGCTCACGGCCGACACCGCCGACCAGGCCCCCGGGATCTTCTGGGCGTATCTGCTGGAGGCACTGCGCGCCGCCGGCGTACCGGTGACGGGCGACGTCGGCTGCCCGGCGGAGGCGGCCCATGTGGACCGGCGGACGCTGACCAGCCTGGCCGCCGGCCTGGAGCGCCGGGACCACACCACCGTCGTCGTGCTCGACGAGTTCGACCGGGTGACCTCCCCCGAGATCGCGGAGCAGTTGCAGTTCGTCCTGCACCACGCCGGACGAGGCATGCGCCTGGTCCTCGTCTCCCGCACGGAACCCCTGCTGCCGCTGCACCGCTACCGGGCCTCGGGCGAGGTCACGGAGATCCGGAACGCCGAGCTGGCCTTCACCTCCGACGAGGCCCATGAACTGCTCTCGCGGCACGGGCTGCACCTGCGGGCCGGCGCCGTACAGGCCCTGGTGGAGCGCACCCAGGGCTGGGCCGCGGGGCTGCGGCTGTGCGCCCTGGCCGCCCGGCAGGACGCGGACCCGCACACCTATCTGAAGCAGTTCGAAGCCGACCACAGCGCGGTCGCCGACTTCCTGCTGGCCGAGGTGCTCGACCGGCAGGCACCCGGCACCCAGGACCTGCTGCTGCGCATCAGCGTCCTGGACCGCTGCTGCCCCGACCTGGTGAACGCGCTGACGCTGCGCACCGACGCGGAGCCGATCCTGGCCGGGCTGCAGCGCGAGAACGCGTTCCTCCACTACCTCGGCCACTCCTGGTACAGCCTGCACCCCCTGTTCGCGGAGATCCTCCGCGCCCACCTGAGGGAGCGCTTCCCCGGCCTGGAGCCGGAGCTGCGCGGCCGGGCCGCGCACTGGCTGCGGCGATCCGGGGCCCTGCCCGACGCGCTCGTACAGGGCGCCGCGGCGGACGACTGGGATTTCACCGCCCGCGTCGTGGTCGACGATCTCGCGATCGGGCAGCTCTTCACCGGGCTGCGCTCAGAGGAGCTGTCCTCTCTGTTCGCACGGATGAGCCCCGAGGTCACGGGCCCGGCGCCCGACCTCGTGCGCGCCGCCCGCGAGCTGGGCCGGCGCGATCTCGAACCGGGCCTCACCCATCTGCGCCAGGCCGGGGAGGCACTGGGCGGGGACGGAGCCGATACGGCCGATACGGCCCCGGTACGGCTCAGCTTCGCCCTCCTGGAAGCCCTGGCGGCCCGGCTGACCGGCTCCCCGGACAGGGCGGAGCGCGCCGCCGAGCAGGCGAGGCACCTCCAGCGGGAGGTCCCCGGGGAGCTCCTCGACGAGCACCCGGAACTCACCGCCCTCCTGCTCACCCATCTGGGCTCCGCGCGTCTGTGGGCCGGGCGCTTCGACGACGCCCGCAGCGCCCTGTCGGCGGTGGCCGCGGCTCCCGGCGGAGCGGCCACGGCACTGCCCCGCTGGGAGGCCCTCGGCCACCTGGCACTGATCGACCACCTGGGCGGCTGGCCCGGCCCGGCCGAGCACAAGGCCCTGGCGGCGGCCGGCCAGGCCGAGCGGTACAGCCTCCCGCAGCACTCCCGGTCCGGTATCGGCCCACTGGTCCTGGCCGCCGTCCTCATCGACCGCGACGAACTCGACGCGGCGCAGGCGCTCCTCGACGAAGCGGCCGCCTCCCGCCCGCTCGCCGAGGACCCGGTGGTGCGGGCCGGGCGGACCCTCACCCGAGGGCGCCTGTCCCTCGCCCGGGGGGACGCCCGGGCCGCGCTGGCGGCGGCGGAGGCGACCGTACAGACCGCCGTGAACTCACCGTGGGCCCAGGACCACGCCGCCCTGCTGGCGTCCGCCGCCCACCTGGCCCAGGGGCACCCCGAGCAGGCCCGGCAAGCCGTGGAGCCGGTGGCACACCATCGGCGGGCGTGCGCGGTCGAGGCGGCCCGCGTCCGGCTCGCGTCGGGCCACCCCGAAGGGGCCCTCGACCTGCTCGACCACCTGCCGGAGGACGACCGGCCCGGCCCGGCGTTGACCGTCCGCGCCACCCTGGTCCGCGCCGGGGCCGCCCTCGGCACCGGCGACCCCGCCACCGCCCGCCGCCTGGTCGCCCGGGCCCTCCTGGACGGCCGGCGCGAGCAGCTCCGCCGCCCGTTCCTGGAAGCCGGCCCCTGGATCCGGCCGCTGCTGAGCACCGGCCGGCCGCGGGAACTGGCCGCCGGCTGGCTCCTGGCCGGCCCCGGCCACCACCGCGCCCCCGGGCCCGCCGTACCCGACGAGCCCCCGGAGCTCGCCGTCGAGGAGCTGAGCGCACGCGAGCGTGACGTCCTGCGGCGCCTGGCCGAGATGAGGTCGACGGAGGAGATCGCCGCCGACCTCCATGTGTCCGTGAACACCGTGAAGACCCACCTCAAGAGCATCTACCGCAAGCTCGCGGTCACCCGGCGCGGCGACGCCGTCCGCCGGGCGCGCGAACGGCGGCTCCTGTGA